The region ACTGGCTTTGTGCAAATGATCTTTACGACAATTCGCAATCTTGGCATTTATTGCTCGTACACGTTTTTGCTTGTTTGCACGTTGAGCAATACCTAATTGTTGCTCATACTGTCGATAGTATTGGGGATTCCCAATGACTGTACCATCTGAACAGGTGGCAAGATCTTTTAAGCCAAGATCAATGCCTACTGCTTTGGTTGCAGTGGATTTATTTTGCTTAGGCGTATCTACAACCAAACAGACATACCAGCGACCACGTGCATCCTCAACAAATGAACCAGTTTTAATCTTGTACTGGCTTAAACCATAACTATCCCATAATTTGAACTGATGCTTACCGTACTGAACGTATCCATCAGCATATTTGATTGCTGCTTTTTTAAAGGGAATCCAGCCAAGTGAGCGTTTTGCTGATTTTTTATTGCTGACACGCCATTTCAACTTGGCTTTTTTGAACTGTTTTCTACGTGTAACATATTCTTCGTTTACAGCCTGAATAGTTTGGCTGTGTAGATTGCATAGCTTAGATGTGCCTTTGGTATATTTATCAATATCGTAGGCACTTAGAAATTCGCCTTTCCGTTTAAGGTGTTTAAAACTTAAGTCATTAACATAATTCCAGACACAATTCACCTCGAATGCCAATTCAGATAGCACCTTACAATGTTTGCTGTCCTTGATACGCAGTTTCAATGTTTTCATGTACTTATATTAACTATCAACACTCAAACAAAACAGACTTTGATTAAAGCAAAACGACATTTCATGTCGTGTTGCTTATATCCTCCATTTCCCTCTGTGGAGGTTTTACGCTTATTTAAATAAATTACTCGCCATTGCCGAGCTATATGATTTAAGATAACTTGATATAAAAACCCATAATTATAAATGGGCCATCAAGTTATACGGAGTGATACGATGAAAGGCAATCGTGATGTAATTAATCAATTAAACCAGGTGTTGTATCACCACCTGACTGCAATTAACCAATATTTCCTGCATTCACGCATGTTTAATGACTGGGGCATCGAAAAGCTTGGTTCTGCCGAGTATAAAGAATCGATTCGTCAAATGAAGCATGCAGACAAGATTATTGAGCGGATTCTATTTCTGGAAGGCTTACCAAACCTGCAACACCTAGGCAAACTCTATATTGGTCAGCACACTCAAGAAGTTCTGCAATGTGATGTGCGCAAAGTCAAAGAGAATATTGAAACCATCCAGCAGGCAGTGGCTTTGGCCGAAACTCAAATGGATTATGTGACGCGTGATCTGGTTCAGGAAATTCTGGAAAAAGAAGAAGAATATTTAGACTGGACAACGACTCAGCTTGATCTGATTCAAAGTGTGAGTATTGAAAACTATATTCAAAGCCAGCTTTGATTTCTTAAAGACATAAAAAAGCCATCATGATGATGGCTTTTTTATTGAGTTGAAACTATTTCGGCATATCTTTAATGACTTCATCATAGTTCAGTTCAGTTTTTTGAATGGTATTTAAACGCCAGAGCTGATGATGAGCTTCTTCAACATAACCATTGTAAGCCAGTAAACGAATATATTTTAACAAGTTGTATTTGGTTGGATAACTCACCACCAATTTTTCATGTTGATGGATTTCATCTTGACTCATCTTGGTATAGGGATTTACCCGGATCCAGTCAATACGATGATTAAATTCAGTTAGCAAGAAGATCGGCTTTTCATTGATAATTTTTTCCGGCTGCTGTTCATAGCGAATGCTCTGACCAAGTTTTGGTACAGCGGTATCATAATCTCGGTAAATGACTGCAATTAAAATAACACCAACTGCAAAGATGGCTTTTATCAGCCACGATGGCATGACAAGCTGTTTAGCTACACCTGAACGTTGCGCCAGTACTGTACCCATAATAAAACCTACTGGTAACAAGAAATAGGCATAATGCTGTGGGAACTCAAACATGGCATGAGTGACAAAGGCACCAATCATTAATATACCAATGACAGACTCCGGGGATTTCACCCATCGCTGCATTTGATAGCCCAAGTAACCGAAATAAGCTAAGAATGGGACACCAATCACTACCCCATTCCAGATCAGGAAATCGATAATAAAATTATGTGCGCTACGAATCCAGACCGGACCTTGAACTGTATCAGTGATTGAAACAAAAGCAACACTGGTTTGATACCAGCCATAACCAAACCATGGTTGAGCCTGAATCGCGGCCAGCATTTGCTGCCAGATGGCAAGTCGTGACATATCGCCTGTAGCACGGGAGACAACATCACGGCTTTGCACCACCTGGGCATCCATAAGTTGGGTCGCCAATTGACTGAGTAATGGAAAAGCGACAATGCAGGAAATAAAAAAGAGGAACCACGCTGTGCTGTAATACCATTTCAGGCGAATGATCCCTTTATATTGGTAGAACGCCAGATACAACATAATCGCGATCGCAGCCACCCATGCAGTACGAGACTGGCTTAAAGCCACGCCAACGACAATGATTGCCGCACATAAAAATAGCCACTTGGTCTGGATTTTTTTCTTTTCATACAAATAAAGACAGCTCATCAATGCCATAACTAAAAAAGTCGCCATATTATTCGGCTGAGCAAAATTGGCAAATGGGCGCTGTGTGCCACTAATATTGACCATACCCGGCAACACTGCATCTAGATTCGACCACTGACATAGAGCAATGAGACCTGTCACTGTACCTGAAGCTAAAAATACATAGCTCAGATAGTGAAATGTTTCTTCTCGGTTATAATTTCCTGTTGAAAGGTTATAACCCAAAACACTGGCAAGCCAAAAACTAAAAACAAAAATAAAGCCCATCATGGCAGTACTAAAGAAAAAAACCTGTCCAAGAAGAAATTGAATGAGAGGGATACAGGCCAGTAACAGCAATGGCAGACTCATTGCTGGGATTTTGAGTTTTTCTTTTAGACAGATTGCAGCAAGCGCAATTAAGGCAATAAATGCATAGAGCTCACCCGTATAAGTCACCCACGGGCGATAGTGTACAGGACTGAGCCATGCAAGGGAGATGAGAAATGCAGCTATAAGTGCAAGGATGGTTTTCATAACCAATTCGGAAGGATTGAATTGGGCATATGATAATTAAAAAGCAGATTAAAAGATAATCCGCTTTTTATATTTTAGAGAAAATTATTCCCAAGGACGAAGATCAACAATCTTAATGGGTTTACCCTCACTATCGAGTAGTACTGTCATATCAATTTTTGATCCTTTTAAAGGTACATAGCCCGAAACTTTTTTAGTTTTACTCAATACATTATTTACGATTGAGTCATGATTGTATTCATATAACTTTTTAATAGGTAATATTTTTTTACTTTTTAAAATTAAGTTTCTATCAAATGCTATGTAACGATCAGGCATTTGCGCTAGAGAAACACCACCAAAAACTTCAGTGAATAAATCTTCTTGTCGTTTTTCAGCACTGTTTATAGTTTTAAGCATTACATATTGAGGTTTTAACCAAGACACTTGCTTAAACTGAGGTTCTGCTTTTTCCAGATTTTCCTGAATAATCTCATTTTTACGCACAAGCTCAAAACGATCTACATTATAAACAATCCATACTGGTCTCCCCTGTTCAAGGGTAAACACACCGTAAATTAATGCTGAAATCTGAACTAAAATGATGACAGCTAAATCAAATTTTAAGGTTTTTTTATGCTCTTTATAAACCAACAAACCTAATAATGGACCAATAATGATATCGATCACAAATAACATCAAAATGATACTCGTGACACCTACCGCCTTAGCTAAAGGAATGGGATACCAAAAATAAAACACCACTCCCAATAACAATAAAGCCATAAGCAATGACAGGGATAAATGTTGAATAAAAAAGCGTAAACGTTTAGACATAAGTTATCACTTCATCATGGCGTCTGATACATCAGAACTATTTTTTGAAAATAACGATGCTATACCATTGCTATTCTTTGTAGGAATTTTAGATATATCTTCAAATAATGCGTTTTCATTATACAAAGCATTCGATACTTGAAAATAATACTGTGCTTTATCACGTTCATCATTATAATAAAATATTTGAGCAAGTTTAAATAAATTATAGTAGGTCGGCTGACTTACAACATAGTGCTCAAATAAACCCAACTCATCTTTTGTATAATGCTGATCAATTTTTGCAACGACAAACTCAGCTCGGTCTGCAAATTGCGAAAATAATAAAGATTTTTGTTTTTGCGATTCACTTGTATTTTCCATACCTGCAGCATAACCAAGATACGTCAACCATTGATCATATTGTCTAAATATTAGAGCATATAAGCTAATAGAGACCAAAAAAACAATTTGCTTGATTTTTTCATTAATCTTTATTGATTTTAACTGACAATCAATCAACAAGACCCCAAGAAAGAATCCTAAAGGGAATAAAAAATAACTATAAAATAAAGGATATTCCAGTTGTGCATGCACCAATATACAGATCACCATCATAAACATATAAAGTTCAGGCAAACTGCGTATATGAATGAATATGATTTTGAGTAAATATAAAGCATATGCACAAATACAGATTCCTAAAGGAATGCCGACCCACAAAATAAGATCAATCACTATATTATGTGCACTTGTTGCATTGCCTTCATTTTTAAACAACAATACACCTTGAAGCTGAGCAATTGTGGTTTGATACCATCCATAACCAAACCAAGGTTGTTGTTGGATGGCATAGAACATATGCTTCCACATTTCAATACGCGCAAAACCACCATTAATACGATCTTCTAATGGTACAGGTATAACCAAATTAAAATATTGTGCGATCTGTGCATTAAATATAAAAATTAGCGCATATGAACAGAAGAAAAAAGATAGTAAATAATGTGTTGTTCTTTTTTGGAAACGAATTTTTTTAAATAGATATATAAACAGCAGTACAATCAAAACAACCCAAGTTGTTCTAGATTGCGTCAAAGCAAGTGCAAGAAATTGTAAAAAGAGTATAGGGATATATATAAAACATTTGTATTTAAGCTGTTCATATAAGAACACAACACTACAAATACTCAGCATCAAAAGTGTTGCCAAATGATTCGGCTGACCTAAATTTGCATAAGGTCGATTATGACTTAAATTTAAGATATAAGGATGAGAAATTTGCAACCATTGCGCAATGGCGAATAGACTACTGATCAATCCAATAAGCGTAAAAAAATACGCAATATATTGAATAATTTTATTTTTATCAGCCAAGTGATGGCTATTATAGCCATATAAAACAGTGGCTACAAAAGCAAAAATGAAAATAAAACTCAAAAATGCCGTAGAAAAATAATACACCTGTCCAAAGATAAATTGGACTAAAGGAATGAGACATATACAAAGAATAGGAATAGTAATTTTAGGCAGTTTAACTTCTTTTTTATAAAATAAGCCAAGAGATAAAACTAAGCCTAAAAACCATAAAAAATCTTGTGATGACGCGGTCCATGGGAATGGAGATATACCTATAAAATAAGATATATATATAATACCTAAAATAATAGAAATTATAATTTTCATAGTAACCATTAAATTAAAAAACTGGCCGTAGCCAGTTTTTTAATTTAAAATTTTAATTAGAATATGTACCAGCGGTTTGTACAGAGCGACAAGTAGCTGGTAAATATTTTTGTTTATCAGCATCACCAGTTACTAAACCACATGACCATGATTTAATTAATGCTGTAGTAGCTGTATCAGTTGTAACGTTTGATACTGTAGTTATATTTAAAGGTGTTTCTCCTTCAACATCTGTTGTTGGAGTCATATAAATTGGTGTATTTGCAGCTGTCTTCAATGATGGATCTGATGATAATGTTACACGAATCTGCCCAACTGAAGTACCTGAATTTGAAACTGTAACTTCCTGCACATATTTAGTTGCCCATAGAGTCTTATCTGTACCCTTTGTACCTTGCTCACAACCCCATTTTTGACCTGAAGCAGGAATAGAGCCTGAGTCAACAGCTTCTGTCACCGCAGTACGACATGAAGAAGCAGCTAAAATACCTTCAGAAACTTTTGCACGAACTGTATAGTCTTGGTATGCAGGAAGTGCAACCGCAGCCAAAATACCAATAATCGCAACAACGATCATTAATTCGATAAGGGTGAAACCCTTTTGAACTGATTTCATAACATTCTCCACAAATGTTTTATGTTTATTTATAAGCTTAATTGTTAAAGCTATTTATATTTAGCATCTAACGTGCCAACTTTTATTATAGTAATTTTGAGAGAAAAAACAGCACTTTAAAAAAATATTTTTTTATTTGTAATTTTTAAGTTTCATTTTGTGTAACTAAGTGACAATTTTTGTCAGCATCTAACGCCTTTTAATCTAGCATAATCGGGTGATTCGCTAATTCATTATCTTGATCATTTAATCTCCGATCATAGAATTCATCTAAAACTTGTCCAATTTGTAAAATTCCATCTACGACAGCTTGTCTGTAATTTTTATTCTGAAATTCTTTCACTATTGATTGGCAAATCTGCTCCCAAATTTCTTGGGTTGTTGCTTGCTTTACACCACGATCAATCACGATTTCTACTTTTTGTTCACATAAATTCAAATACAAAAGCACGCCACTATTATATTCAGTATCCCAAACTCCAAGTTCAGCAAATAGCTGTCGGGCACGACATAAGGTATCTTGGTAATAGGCAGATCGTGAAGGCAGACAGCCTTCTATCACGACCTGAATCTCCCCCACATGCCCATGCTCTGCTTCTTCAACAGCTAGTGCAATCGCATGTTGATCCTGCCTGGAGAAAAAACGCTTGGTTGCCGGCATATAAAAGAAATGCTTGAGCCAGCGTTTAAAACTCGGCCGTGCATACTCTTCCAGCTTCGGCTGTGTGACAATCTCTGTTGTATCTGTCGTTGTTACCATGAGCCTGATGCTCCTCCCCCACCAAAGCCGCCACCGCCTCCACCGAAGCCGCCGCCACCAAATCCACCTCTTCCTCCACCGCCACGACCAGCACCAGAAGCAAAGGCATACAAAAGTAGTTGCGCCAGTGAAGTGATTAATACAAAAAATACGCCAATCCCAATCATTAAACTGGCAATTAAGCCCATGCCATTGACTAAGCCAGCAGCTGTGCCTGCAACTGCAGCAGTTGCAGCACTGAGCTTTTTACCGAAAATCATCGAAGCAACCACACCAGCGATGATAATAAAAATCACGGCACCAAAAGTTGCTTGAGAAGCTTGCTGGGCTTTATAAGCCTGTTCGTGTCGCTCTTTTAGCTCATCCGCGGCTTGGGCGGCAATTTCAGGATCAAGATTTAAAATCCGTTCAATTTCCTCCAGTCCTGAATCAATCCCCTGAGCATATTGGCCTTGTTTAAAATATGGCGTGATTTTATCGTTAATAATCCGTCCTGCCACGATGTCCGGCAGTACACCCTCCAGACCATAACCGGTCAAAATCTGAATACGGCGGTCGTTAATGGCTATGGTCATCAATAAGCCATTATCACGTTTAGCCGAACCCAGTTGCCAGGCTTCTGCCACGCGCATTGAATAACTAAAAATGTCTTCCTGGCCGGTGGTCGGCACAATCACCACCCCAATCTGACCTTTACCTTCATTATAAAGTTTCAGGATACGCTGACTGAGTTGCTGCTTTTCTGCCGGACTGAGTAAATTGGCCTGATCAATGACCGGCTCATTCATACTGGGTAAATCGCGCTGCAACTGTCCTTCGGCCATATCATTGGCAACCTGTGACGGGGCAACTTCATTCTCAGCTTCAGCAGCAGGTGTAGATAAAGATGGACTGGTCTGATTTTGTCTTTGTAAAACTTCCCGCGCAACAATGACCTCTTCAGTTTCCTGATCTGTCGCGGTTGCAGTTTCTGCTGAAACAGGCAATGTCATGCCCATGCCCAGCATGAGAACCAACATTGCCATAGATTTCAGCAGTATTTTTAGCATCACTCTCTACCTATTTTAGAGTTCAGTCTTTATTCAAAAGAAACCGTAGGTGCAGACTGGGCACTCTGTTCGGCACTAAAGTTTGGTTTGGTATCCATACCAATTACTTTTGCCGTCATGACCTGCGGGAACTGACGTGCATAAGAGTTAAAGTCCTGAACTGTAGTGATATAACGGTTACGTGCAACGGCAATCCGGTTTTCTGTGCCTTCCAGTTGCACTTGCAAATCACGGAACTGCTGATTGGCTTTTAAATCAGGATAGTTTTCAGTGACAGCAAGCAGGCGTGATAAGGCACTGGTCATTTGCGATTGAGCTTCCTGATAACGCTGGAACAGTTCAGGATTTTCTAAGACTTCCTGATCAACTTTCAGGCCTGCCACATTGGCACGCGCCTGAGTGACCTCTGTAAGCACCTGCTCTTCATGCGCAGCATAGCCTTTGACAACATTCACCAGATTCGGCACCAGATCCGCACGACGTTGGTATTGGTTCTGCACTTCTGACCAAGCTGCAGTTACTGCTTCATCCTTGACCTGTAAGGTGTTATAGCCACATCCTGTGAGCGACAAAGTCCCGGCAAGCATTAAAATAGTGAGTGATTTACGCAATGCTTTCATCATTATTCCTCAATTCTTTCATTTTATTTATCTAATTAATTTGATTTTAAACATAATTTTCAAATGTATTGTTAAATTTTATAAATTTTTCTGTCCTATCCTTAGCGCTCTAGCACCTCTCCATTTTCTTGAGAAAAAGAAAAACCCGCTTAATGCGGGTCTTTCTAAAAATGATAAAGGGCGTATTAGACGTCAAGATAATCCAGAATACCTTCTGCTGCCTGACGACCTTCCCAGATCGCGGTCACCACCAGATCCGAACCACGCACCATATCACCACCGGCAAAGATTTTTGGATTCGAAGTCTGGAACTTGTACTGTTGCTGCTCAGCTGCTACCACACGACCTGAACCATCCAGATTGATTTCTACATCGGTAAACCAGTCAGCTGGGCTGGTACGGAAACCGAATGCTAGCAGTACTGCATCTGCTGGCAGGATTTCCTCAGAACCTGGAATTGGCTCTGGGCTACGACGGCCACGGCTATCTGGCTCACTCAGTTGAGTGGTCACAAATTTCACGCCTGTCACTTTGCCATTTTCACCGACAATTTCGATTGGCTGACGGTTAAACTGGAATTCAACACCTTCTTCACGTGCATTTTTTACTTCACGACGTGAACCTGGCATATTCTCTTCGTCACGACGGTAAGCACAGACCACTGTCTCAGCACCTTGACGAATCGAAGTACGGTTACAGTCCATCGCGGTATCACCACCACCCAGGACAATCACTTTTTTGCCTTCAACGCTGATGTATTCTGATGGGTCTTTTTCCCAACCCTGGCAACGGTTCACGTTAGCAATCAGGAAATCCAGTGCATCATACACACCATCCAGATCTTCACCAGCAAAGCCACCTTTCATATAAGTGTATGTTCCCATACCCATAAAGACAGCATCATAGTCAGCGAGTAACTGGTCGATCGTGACATCGGTACCAATTTCAGTATTCAGACGGAATTCAACCCCCATGCCTGTGAAAATTTCACGACGGCGTTTCATCACGTCTTTTTCCATCTTGAATTCTGGAATACCGAAAGTCAGCAGACCACCAATTTCAGGACGTTTGTCGAATACGACTGGTTTAACTCCATTACGTACCAGAATGTCTGCACAGCCAAGTCCTGCAGGGCCCGCACCAATGATGGCAACTTTTTTATCAGTCCATTTTACTGAAGACATATCTGGACGCCAGCCCAATGCAAAAGCAGTGTCATTGATATATTTTTCTGCATTACCAATCGTTACCGCACCGAAACCGTCATTCAGGGTACATGCCCCTTCACATAGACGGTCTTGAGGACAGACACGGCCACAGACTTCTGGCAAGGTATTGGTCTGGTGACAGAGCTCAGCTGCCTGAAAAATACGGCCTTCAGCCACCAGTTTTAACCAGTTCGGAATATAGTTATGTACCGGACATTTCCATTCACAGTACGGGTTACCGCAACCTAGACAACGATGCGCCTGGTTTGCAGCCACCTCTGTAGTAAACGGTTTATAAATTTCCACAAATTCCGCTTTGCGGACGTCAATCTCTTTTTTCTCTGGATCTTGGCGTGCTACATCCAGGAACTGAAAGTCATTACTTAGGCGTTCTGCCATGTCTCTCTCCGTGGGTAGATGCAAGGGGTTCACAGTTGCCTTGCATCTGCCTTCATTTCTGCAGTAGTGGAATTATTGTGGATCAGCTTGAGTTGTTTTCAACAGCGTTTGCAAGTTGGCAGCTTTCGGTTTTACCAACCAGAACTTACGGCTGTAGAAGTCAAACTCGTGGCGGATCTTGTACGCCCAAGCACTACCTGTTTCTTTAATATGTTCATCCAGGATACGACCCAGGAACTCTTTGTGTTCTTCCATCGCTTCCGTAGAAATACGATTCAGCTCAATCAGTTCATGGTTGTAATGGTCAACGAAGTCGTTATCCAGATCAAGTACATAGGCAAAACCACCGGTCATACCTGCACCGAAGTTATGACCTACTTTACCAAGCACAGTCACAATACCGCCAGTCATATATTCACAGCAGTGGTCGCCCGCACCTTCAATCACGGCGAAGGCACCTGAGTTACGTACTGCAAAACGTTCACCTGCAGTACCCGCAGCAAACAGCTTACCGCCAGTGGCACCATATAGACAGGTATTACCAATAATTGCGGTATTTTGCGTCTGGAATGGCGAACCTTTCGGCGGGAAGATTGAGAGTCGTCCACCTGCCATACCTTTACCAACATAGTCATTGGCATCACCTTCAAGGCTAATGTGCAGACCACCTGCGTTCCATACACCCAGTGACTGACCTGCTGTACCTAGCAAGTTTACTTTAACCGGATGGGCTTCCATGCTGAGGTTGCCATAACGTTTTGCAATTTCACCAGAAAGACGTGCACCAATCGAACGGTCACAGTTACCAATACTGTAGTTATATTCGCCACCGGTACCTGCTTCAATCGCTGGCAGAATCTCTTCTACCATTTTCTCAGCCAGAATACCTTTGTCGAACGGTGCATTGCCCTGAACTTCACAGTACTGTGCTTTACCTTCAGCTGCAGGATGTGACTCCAGCAATTTGCTTAAATCAAGATGCGCATGCTTGTCCGTTTCACCTGGCAAGACTTCCAGCAGATCGGTACGGCCAATCAGGTCTTTCAGACTTGAAACACCTAGCGCTGCCAGCCATTCACGGGTTTCTTCAGCAATGAACGTGAAGAAGTTGATCAGCATCTGTGGTTCGCCGATGTAGTGTTCCTGACGTAAGTGATCTTGCTGAGTTGCTACACCGGTTGCGCAGTTATTCAAGTGACAGATACGCAGGTATTTACAGCCCAATGCGATCATTGGCGTTGAACCAAAACCAAAGCTTTCTGCACCCAGAATTGCTGCTTTCACAACGTCCAGACCGGTTTTTAAACCACCATCGGTTTGTACACGGACTTTGCCACGCAGGTCATTTACGCGAAGAGCTTGATGCGCTTCACTGAGACCAAGCTCCCAAGGCGAACCTGCATGGTGAATAGAGGAAAGTGGAGAAGCCGCTGTACCGCCGTCATAACCAGAAATGGTAATGAAGTCAGCATAGGCTTTCGCTACACCTGCCGCAATCGTACCGACACCTGGTTCAGAAACAAGTTTAACTGACACCATCGCCTGTGGGTTAACTTGTTTTAAATCGAAGATCAACTGTGATAAATCTTCAATTGAATAGATGTCATGATGCGGTGGTGGCGAAATGAGGGTTACACCTGGTACAGAGTAACGCAAACGGGCAATGAGACCGTTTACTTTACCGCCCGGCAACTGGCCACCTTCACCTGGTTTTGCACCTTGCGCGACCTTAATTTGCAGGACTTCTGCTGAAGTTAGGTAAGCAGGAGTCACTCCAAAACGGCCCGATGCAATTTGTTTGATTTTCGAGTTACGGATGGTACCGTAACGCGCCGGATCTTCACCGCCCTCACCCGAGTTTGAACGACCACCAATGGTGTTCATGGCAATCGCAATTGCTTCGTGTGCTTCAGGCGACAATGCACCTAAAGACATACCCGCAGAGTCAAAGCGAGGCAGGATCTCTTCCACAGATTCCACTTGATCCAGTGCAATCGAATTGTCTGTTTTCAGTTTGAATAAGTCACGGATCGTGGCGATCGGACGGTTATTCACAAGTTCTGCATATTCTTTAAAATCGGCATAGTTACCAGAACGTACTGCTTTATGCAGCGAATTGATCACGTCCGGGTTAAATGCATGGTATTCCTTACCGAATACGAATTTCAGCAAGCCACCTTGATCAATTGGTTTACGGTTTTTCCACGCAATATCCGCCAATTGTTTTTGGTCATTTTCAAGATCAACAAATGTTGC is a window of Acinetobacter sp. ASP199 DNA encoding:
- a CDS encoding FAD-dependent oxidoreductase, with product MAERLSNDFQFLDVARQDPEKKEIDVRKAEFVEIYKPFTTEVAANQAHRCLGCGNPYCEWKCPVHNYIPNWLKLVAEGRIFQAAELCHQTNTLPEVCGRVCPQDRLCEGACTLNDGFGAVTIGNAEKYINDTAFALGWRPDMSSVKWTDKKVAIIGAGPAGLGCADILVRNGVKPVVFDKRPEIGGLLTFGIPEFKMEKDVMKRRREIFTGMGVEFRLNTEIGTDVTIDQLLADYDAVFMGMGTYTYMKGGFAGEDLDGVYDALDFLIANVNRCQGWEKDPSEYISVEGKKVIVLGGGDTAMDCNRTSIRQGAETVVCAYRRDEENMPGSRREVKNAREEGVEFQFNRQPIEIVGENGKVTGVKFVTTQLSEPDSRGRRSPEPIPGSEEILPADAVLLAFGFRTSPADWFTDVEINLDGSGRVVAAEQQQYKFQTSNPKIFAGGDMVRGSDLVVTAIWEGRQAAEGILDYLDV